A region of Desulfuromonas sp. TF DNA encodes the following proteins:
- a CDS encoding heavy metal translocating P-type ATPase, which yields MQFRILHELPGRLRLNLELPLRPPVDPSQVEAHLHDHAGVRKSSFNPHTRNLLIHYDGSAATRVALLIRLEAAPQPQARRRRSPSELDRKKKTVVRSGTLLVLRPLIPPPVRPFLAIAGALPVLRKGASALGRGQVNVDVLDASAVGAAMATRDFLTASIITFLLKLGDYLEEWTRRRSRKLLTEMFHVEEEWAWVVRDGIEERVNLEEIHEGETVVVRMGSLIPVDGTVLEGEALVNQASLTGESLAAGKRRGSSVYAGTVLEEGSLRIQAKKVGAQTRAAQMVRIIEEGEALKAQTQSQSEALADRIVPYSFWLSGLTFALTGNPARAAGVLLVDYSCAIKLSTPVAILASLARAAQHRVLIKGGKYLEQLARADAFILDKTGTLTEATPRVAGVHAFGGFDRDYLLQQAACVEEHFPHPVATAVVREAAALGLHHPEEHAEVEYILAHGIVSRLHGRRILVGSRHFVHEHGGVDMAAAEKEIETFACKGHSILYVGIGGELAGLIAIHDPVRTEAHSFIEALRREGIERIIMLTGDNEATARTIAEELGIDEYHSEAFPERKVEIIRQLKAEGYTVAMVGDGINDSPALSHADVGISMKHGADIAQEACDVLLMEGTLADILAARRISKEGMGLIRENFHQIIAVNSAAMLMAVTGATPPVFSAALHNLGTVAVGLRSLKPLRR from the coding sequence GTGCAATTCCGAATCCTGCACGAGCTGCCCGGCCGGCTGCGGCTGAACCTGGAACTGCCTCTCCGGCCACCCGTCGACCCGTCCCAGGTCGAGGCTCACCTGCATGATCACGCCGGAGTCCGCAAGTCCTCGTTCAATCCCCATACCCGCAACCTGCTGATCCACTATGACGGCAGCGCCGCCACCCGGGTGGCGCTGCTGATCCGTCTTGAGGCGGCTCCCCAGCCGCAGGCGCGCCGCCGCCGTTCCCCTTCCGAACTCGACCGAAAGAAAAAGACTGTCGTCCGCTCCGGCACCTTGCTGGTGCTGCGGCCGCTGATCCCGCCGCCGGTGCGCCCGTTTCTCGCCATTGCCGGCGCCCTCCCCGTCCTCAGAAAGGGCGCCTCCGCCCTGGGTCGCGGTCAGGTCAACGTCGACGTTCTGGACGCCTCGGCCGTCGGCGCCGCCATGGCCACGCGCGACTTTCTCACCGCTTCGATCATCACCTTTCTGCTCAAGCTCGGCGACTACCTGGAGGAGTGGACGCGTAGACGCTCCCGCAAGCTCCTCACCGAAATGTTCCATGTCGAAGAGGAGTGGGCCTGGGTTGTGCGCGACGGTATTGAAGAGAGAGTCAATCTCGAAGAGATCCACGAGGGGGAAACCGTGGTGGTTCGAATGGGGAGCCTGATCCCCGTCGACGGTACCGTCCTGGAGGGGGAGGCGCTGGTCAACCAGGCCAGCCTGACCGGCGAGAGCCTGGCGGCGGGCAAGCGCCGGGGCAGCTCGGTTTATGCCGGTACGGTCCTTGAGGAGGGAAGCCTGAGGATTCAGGCGAAAAAGGTCGGCGCCCAGACCCGGGCCGCCCAGATGGTCAGAATCATCGAGGAAGGGGAGGCGCTCAAGGCCCAGACGCAGAGCCAGAGCGAGGCGCTGGCGGACCGCATCGTCCCGTATTCCTTTTGGCTCAGCGGCCTGACCTTCGCCCTGACAGGAAACCCGGCCCGGGCCGCCGGGGTGCTGCTGGTCGATTACTCCTGCGCCATCAAGCTCTCCACCCCGGTCGCCATCCTCGCCTCTCTTGCCCGCGCCGCGCAGCACCGGGTTCTGATCAAGGGGGGGAAGTACCTGGAGCAGCTCGCCCGGGCCGACGCCTTCATTCTCGACAAGACCGGCACCCTCACCGAGGCGACCCCGAGGGTGGCAGGGGTCCACGCCTTCGGCGGCTTCGATCGGGACTACCTGCTGCAGCAGGCGGCCTGCGTCGAAGAGCACTTCCCTCACCCGGTCGCGACCGCGGTGGTCAGGGAGGCGGCCGCTCTCGGGCTGCATCATCCCGAGGAGCACGCAGAGGTAGAGTACATACTCGCTCACGGTATCGTCTCCCGCCTCCACGGCCGGCGCATCCTGGTCGGCAGCCGTCACTTCGTTCACGAGCACGGAGGGGTGGATATGGCCGCGGCCGAGAAGGAGATCGAAACCTTCGCCTGCAAGGGACATTCGATCCTCTACGTTGGCATCGGCGGCGAGCTTGCCGGGCTCATCGCCATCCATGACCCGGTGCGCACCGAGGCCCACTCCTTCATCGAGGCGCTGCGCAGGGAGGGGATCGAAAGAATCATCATGCTCACCGGCGACAACGAGGCGACGGCCCGCACCATTGCAGAAGAACTCGGCATCGACGAGTACCACTCCGAGGCTTTCCCGGAGCGCAAAGTGGAGATCATCCGGCAGCTCAAGGCCGAAGGTTACACGGTGGCCATGGTCGGGGACGGCATCAACGATTCCCCCGCACTTTCCCACGCCGACGTCGGGATCTCCATGAAGCACGGGGCGGACATCGCCCAGGAGGCCTGCGACGTCCTGCTGATGGAAGGGACCCTGGCGGACATCCTGGCGGCCCGCCGGATCTCAAAGGAGGGGATGGGTCTCATCCGCGAGAATTTCCACCAGATCATCGCCGTCAACTCGGCGGCCATGCTCATGGCGGTCACCGGGGCCACCCCTCCGGTCTTTTCCGCCGCCCTGCACAATCTGGGTACCGTCGCCGTCGGGCTGCGATCTCTCAAGCCGCTGCGCCGGTAG
- a CDS encoding HMA2 domain-containing protein, with amino-acid sequence MAPVSVLPGRLRLECEAIRNRREICSALENRIHNCAGVVEVVASFRTGRILVRFDEQIVDSVRLAGQIESLLSAPAPAGEKAPAVHARVSSPAGAVSGQVARHLFFDLVAHAVLPGPLALLVPAVSVLRR; translated from the coding sequence ATGGCCCCTGTAAGTGTTTTGCCCGGCCGCCTGAGGCTGGAATGTGAGGCGATCAGGAACAGGCGGGAGATCTGCTCGGCCCTGGAGAACCGGATTCACAACTGCGCGGGGGTGGTCGAGGTTGTCGCCAGTTTTCGTACAGGACGCATCCTGGTCCGTTTCGACGAGCAGATCGTTGACAGTGTCCGGCTGGCCGGACAGATCGAATCCCTGCTGTCCGCCCCTGCGCCGGCCGGGGAGAAGGCCCCTGCCGTTCACGCCCGGGTGTCCAGCCCCGCAGGCGCGGTCTCAGGCCAAGTGGCCCGCCACCTGTTCTTCGACTTGGTCGCCCATGCCGTCCTCCCAGGTCCCCTGGCTCTTCTGGTGCCCGCAGTTTCGGTCCTGAGGCGCTGA
- a CDS encoding glycogen/starch/alpha-glucan phosphorylase, with amino-acid sequence MSLKSLQQSTPLAGLTELPPLGMDAHSLVDDFRRYYTYYLGRDRHCRSAHYAYDALALILRDRLMERWKNTRYAYEGADCKQAYYMSLEFLMGRALGNAIINLGLDETIPLSLQCLGMEFEELSEVEPDAGLGNGGLGRLAACFLDSCATLQLPVTGYGIRYEFGMFRQEIADGRQVEEPDHWLRNGNPWEVERPEYTQRIRFEGRTEFNREGGKLRARWVDTHDVLAVPYDYPVPGYRNGTVNTLRLWRGAAP; translated from the coding sequence ATGTCCCTGAAGAGTCTTCAGCAAAGCACTCCCCTGGCCGGGCTGACGGAACTCCCTCCCCTGGGGATGGATGCCCACAGCCTGGTCGATGACTTCCGCCGCTACTATACTTATTACCTGGGACGGGACCGCCACTGCCGATCGGCCCATTACGCCTACGACGCCCTGGCGCTGATCCTGCGGGACCGGCTCATGGAACGATGGAAAAACACCCGCTATGCCTATGAAGGGGCTGACTGCAAGCAGGCCTACTACATGTCTCTCGAATTTCTCATGGGGCGCGCCCTGGGCAACGCCATCATTAATCTGGGCCTCGACGAGACGATCCCCCTGTCCCTGCAGTGCCTCGGCATGGAGTTCGAAGAGCTCTCCGAAGTCGAGCCGGACGCCGGTTTGGGCAACGGCGGCCTGGGACGGCTGGCGGCCTGTTTCCTCGACAGCTGCGCCACCCTGCAGCTGCCGGTCACCGGCTATGGTATCCGCTATGAATTCGGCATGTTCCGGCAGGAGATCGCCGACGGACGCCAGGTCGAGGAACCGGACCACTGGCTGAGAAACGGCAACCCCTGGGAAGTCGAGCGTCCCGAATATACCCAGCGCATCCGCTTCGAGGGCCGCACCGAATTCAACCGAGAAGGAGGCAAGCTGCGGGCACGCTGGGTCGACACCCACGACGTTCTCGCCGTTCCCTATGACTATCCCGTTCCGGGATACCGCAACGGGACGGTGAACACCCTGCGCCTGTGGCGGGGCGCCGCCCC